The Amphiura filiformis chromosome 15, Afil_fr2py, whole genome shotgun sequence region GGAAATCGTACGTTAAGGCTTTATTAAAGTTCAAAAGCTTTTTCATGAGGAAAGATGATACCCTGGTGAActgtagaaaataatgaatatatacatgtataacaatgtCCAATGACGTACCATTTTCTGTGTATGTTTAAATGTCGTGTGATCAGGTCTTGATTCTTGAAGATGTGTCTCAATGGAGTGCTTGTGTAAATCTTTTGCAATATGTGCTGCAAGGGCCTCTTCATATTTACTAGAAGACTCTGAAAACAAAAAGGAATTAGAGAAATATCCAAGTTGACGAAACTGAAGCTGTTGTGTATGGGGTTAGGGTcagacccccccacacacacacacacccttacTGGGCAGACCAATTCAATCTACCAGGGCAAAttctaaaatattaaaatgtaacaGGTGGAATGCGACTGACTAGCAACATTCGAGAATGTGGGCCAACTCCCGCATTCTCGAAGATTTCTAGTTAATCACATAACTAAACTTGAGAATGGCGATTAGATAATGACTCCAGTTACAAGATTAGGTTAAATGATGTTAATGAGACCCTCttacaaaatgtttataataaagAACCAATTAACTTAAGTAGGTCCatcccagaaaaaaaaataccactttttcttaCCAAAACCATTCTAAGCATTTATGGCAATTTCGATGAAGTAAGTAAATAAGCCCAGGTGCCACTCAATTTCTTCCTTAAATCCAAGTTAATTCAAGTTCTATACTTTATCTACTTTATTTAACCCGTACAATGTAGATCAGACAGGTCAACTACgtgtatatcactcttaacgtgggtctacttttctgcGTAGtaataaaagcctaacaattcccgccgattacgagctgtgATCAGACTATAATTAAGATCTCTTAAAAGCATCAGAGCTACAACATGAGAATGGAATGGGTACAAAGCACTAGCTGCATCGATGTCCCATTTAGGAATGTTACTTGAAATCTAAGATGATCGATGTGTCAATGACAAAAGCTAGCAATAGCAGTAAGGACCAGTATACATTGTATAGGCAGATGGTTTTTTTCTACATTTGAGGGTAACCAAAATAATGTGTCAAAAGGGCTGTTTTATGTGAAAGAATAATAAAAACACGTGGCACATTTAGGGGTCTTCAAGAATCAATTTTCAAGCTATCTGAATCTAATTTAGGGGGCCATATTTTGGCTGGGATGTTCTTGGCGGAAACACCAGAACTTGTATAGGGgttattttgaaaacaattggcCCTGCATGTGTGAACTATTATGGTTGACCTCCCCCAGCAACATGTTTTTGGACTATCGTTGCCGTTTTTGTTTCTCATACCAGCGATTTTCCACATAAGTGCCTTAGCTTTGTTGGGGCTTTATTTCTAAATGTTTTGTTTCAGTGCggtaatttaaaaaaactttAGAACTATATACTGCTTGTTAATGTTAGAAACATAAAATTATATACATCACTTGGatgaaaaaaaacaccataaAGCAAAAAACAAATACTAGAAAAAAAGGTTCTTAGCAGGACTTTCTCGCTGCTTATTACGGCAGTGCCAGAACCGTAAGATGACGCAATTTAATGAGTAAAGGATTAGACGTTTCTTGGTATACAACAGAAGCTTGTTTATTGTTCGTAGttattttctcatttcttcaacaGTTTACACAAGGTAATCGCATACAAGTGAAGATATCGCAGAGACGCAAGACGCAATACAACTCACAAGCTCCGTGAAACTGTAAAATATAAAACAGTAACCCAGAACACAATTAGGTTAAGATCATAATAATGGGATACGCAAGCAAATCAATGGTAATATCAACGTATTAAATCACCTGGTAACCATAGTAACAccaatatacatgtacttgtacTGTAAATCGCACCTGACACATTGTACAGTCTGTGGTTTAACCTTTTAAATAACTGACGTTGATAAGCTTTGATAACATCTCAAAACATGACACCATGATGCTACCTTTATAAACTATAGAATATGTATCCCATTAACTCTTCATTCATCATTGAACTCTATGTTAGCTCTTAATTAGTTCTTAACACTCTTACATGAACACTTACCACCTTTGGGAACCTTTACACCGCAAAAGTGGCACTTTAAGATTACGAAAACACTGACTAAATCAGCGCGTGTCAACATACGGGCGCAGACATCGTATCGGATAATTCGGATCCCTTTTCACCGATGAGCACCGACGCGACTTCCCTCACATACCTCCTCAAAATTAGCAACAACGTCCTTCGGGTAACAGGCTAATTTTCCTCATTCTCTGCTTGATCAGTACTCTCCAAGAGGAGAACGAGTTTGTGAATTGGACGTTCCAAGTAAGACTGGGGTTGGGAACGCTTGCCCTTAGAGTTCAACGCTTTGTTCCCGATAGCGAGTTTTACTTTGCGTACATGTCCGTCCTCTCCAGGATATACTTCAGCGACTCTTCCTAGCTGCCATCTGTTGCGCGGTACCGTTTCATCCTTTATGATCACGATATCTCCAGTTTGGAGGTCTCTCTTTGGCTTAACCCACTTTGGTCTGCTTTGTAGCGTTTGCAGGTACTCTCGTCGCCATCGTGACCAAAACTCGTTAGCAAGGTACTGGACTCGACGCCACCATTTCCGAAGATACATATCTTCGCGCTGGAACTCCCCTGGCGGTGGAAGAATAATCCGGGACTTCTGAGTTAGGAGGTGATTTGGAGTTAACGGTTCCAGTGACATAGGGTCATTCATGTTGTCGACCGTCAGTGGACGACTGTTAACAATGGCTGTAGCTTCACTCATGAAAGTCCTTAGCGACTCATCATCCAGATGGGTGCCCGCTTCACTCATCAATGAGGCAAGTATGTTGCGGACTGTCCGTATTTGGCGCTCCCAAACACCACCCATGTGACTGGCTGAAGGTACGTTCATGTTGAACTCAACGTAATCACATTTCTCTTTCAAGAGAAAGTTGCACACTCGCTGGGTGTCCATTTCGAGGCATGCCCTTTTAGTTCTGCCTCGGCACCCACAAAGTTGGTGCCTCTGTCTGATCGGAGTAGTCGTATGGGGCCTCTTATTGCAATGATGCGACGAAGGGCATTGATAAAGCTGTCTGTAGAAAGGGATGCAGATGTTTCTATATGGATTGCTCTGGATGCTAAACAAGTGAATAGCACACCATATCTTTTCAACTCCTTCCTTCCCTCTTTAATAAGGAATGGACCAAAATAGTCCACCGCACAGTAGGTGAATGGTGGTGCAGGCTCCAGTCTGTCGGTGGGAAGATCTGCCATTTTCTGCACCTGTGGCTTACTACGCAGACGTTTACACTTCACGCATCTGGAGATCACGTCTGACACTGCAGAGCTGCACCCGATGATCCAAAATCCATTGGATCTTATCTCATTTGTTGTCATTCCTCGCCCCTGATGCTCAATGCTGTCGTGGCAATGTCTAATCAGGAGCTCGGTTATGTGGTGTTTTCTTGGAAGAATGGCAGGATGCTTAATTTCCAATGGGAAATGTGCTCTTCTAAGCCTTCCACCGACTCGTATGATGCCATCTTCATCAAGATAGGGGTCTAGTCGGTACAGGCAGCTGGTTCCCTTGATGGCTTGGTTTCGCTTCCGAGCCTCATTCCTATTAGGAGTATTCTCGTTCACATGTAGACACTTCAGAATCTGGAGTTCTTCATTGAAACATTCCAGCTGCACCGATCTAATTATTTCAATCTCCGCTACTCGTAGGTCCTCTACCGTAGGTGATCGGTATTGAGGAATGGGAATCTTACTGGGGTCGCTATTACGACGTCTCATTGTAGCTTGACTCTTAAGATGAGCTTTGAACTTCAAACAGTTGGCCATAGCTCTCCTTGCTCTAGTCCAGGTAGAGAACCGCTCAAGTCGCTCTATCTCAAAGTGGTGTGAGCGCTTAGCATTCGTTGCAAATGCTATCCTCTTCACCTCTGGATCGTTCTTTGGAAGAGCCTGCTTATAATCATCTGCTTCGCCTGTAGGAGTCTTCTTCGACCACAGGAAGTCTGGTCCAGTCAGCCACTTTGATGTGGTTGTCAATTCTTGAGCACTGATGCCTCTTGATGCATCGTCGGCTGGATTTTCGTCTGTTTTGACGAATCGCCATTGCACTGGGTCAGTGGAATCTCGGATCTTTTGCACTCTATTCGCAACAAAAATGTGAAACCTGCGTGATTCATTGGCTATGTACCCAAGTACGACTTTGCTGTCCGTCCAAAAGATCTCCTGTATCTCTTGCTGATGTCTCAACTCCTTCTTCAACATAACACTAACTTTTACAGATACCACGGCAGCAGTCAATTCAAGTCGAGGAATTGTGGTAACCTTCAATGGGGCCACTCGGGCCTTGCCCATCACTAGGCTACAGTGAACTTGCTGCTTGTCATCTACTTGTCTGAGGTAGGAACACTGACCATATCCAACAGTACTGGCATCTGAGAAATGATGCAGCTCGATGGTCTGTACTAAACCAAAGTCCTTTGGTCGATAACATCgaggtatgttaaagtttgtacTTCCAAGAAGCAGAATACCTCTTCTCCATTTATCCCATTGTGTCTTCATCTCTTCTGGTATGGGATCGTCCCAATCACCATGGTGACACAGTTGTTGCAAAATCTGCTTGCCAGGCAACACTACTGGGGCAATGAGCCCTAAAGGGTCATAAACGGACATAATGGTAGATAGTATTCCACGTTTAGTGACTGGTTGGTCTTTCAGAGTAATTCGAAATTGAAATGAGTCCGATTCGATGCACCAGTGGACCCCCAGCGCCCGTTCAACGGGACCGCTGTCACGAAGGAGGTCCAGGTCTTGGATACCCTTGGCACGATCTTCTGCAGGAATCGCTGCCATCACTTCTTTCGAATTTGACATAAACTTGTGCAGTCTTAATCCTCCTTTAGCACAAATCAGTTTGGTACTGTGGATCAGATCAATTGCTTCCTTAGATGTAGGCACTGATGACAAGCCATCATCTACATAGAAATCTTGTCTGATAAAGTTGGCTGCCGCAGATCCATGTTCACCTTCGTTGTCGTCTGCCAGTCGTTTCAGGCCAAAGTTGGCGCAAGCAGGGAGGACACTGCTCCGAATAAGTGGACGTTCATTCTGAACTCCTTGGGTGGGGAATCACAGTTTCCATTTTCCCACCAGAGGAACCTGAGGTAGTCTTTATGCTCTGCAGCTACCCTGAACTGAAAGAACATCTGCTCCACGTCGCACATGAATGCAATCGGTTCTTGTCTAAACCTGCATAGCACGCCAACCAAAGCATTGGTGAGGTCTGGGCCTTGAAGGAGATTCTCGTTGAGGGATTCACCTTTGAACCTTGCACTGCAATCGAACACTACTCGAATCTTGTCTGGTTTCTTTGAGTGGTACACTCCATGGTGTGGTATGTACCACGCACTACCCTCTGCAGTTTCCAGTTCATGATCTGGTACAGGCTCTGCGAAGCCACTCTGAATGATGTTCTCCATGAAACCTATATAGTCATTCCGATACTTCGGGTCTCTCTCAAAGCGGCGTTTCAGGTGATGCAAACGATGACTTGCCTGCACCTTATTATTTGGCAGGTGAGGTTTGATCTCTTTAAAGGGAAGCGGCATCTGGTAGTGTTGGTCAGGCCTCTGTTCAATGCCTTCCTTGACTATCTTCAAGAACATTCGGTCTTCCTGGGAGAGTCCTCTGATCTCAGATTTCTGCTCACAAAAATCCAACTCCATCCACTGTGTCACTTGGAGGGGACTTATGCTTTCCTTAATAGAAGACCTGACAGCGACTTGTACCTGATTCTTATTTGTTGTGCGCAGCTGTGTTGGGACATGAGTGGTCACAACTCTATGGCTTACTCCTATGACATCGTCATGGCAGGTGTCCATCTCACTTGGGTCAATTATGCCAACAATTCCCCAACCTAGATCAGTTCGCTGGCCATATGGTTGATCTGCTGTTTCAGGTGGTATAACTTCACGGGGAGCCAAGGCACTGGAACAATTGTACCCAATCAGCAACCCAACTTCACAGTCCATCAGGTTTGGGATTTTAGTCACAATTTGATGTAAGTGGGGCCACTTCCTAGCCATGTCAGGAGTAGGGATGTGTGCCCGGTTAGCTGGCATGATATTTCTAGTATATGTGGCAGGGAGTGACAGTGTCAGCGTACTGTCATATGCCCTTACGTTCAGACCATCTACTCTTCTGCTATCTATCACTCGGTCTTTCTCAGACATGGTTGAAAGAGACAACTTCACGTTGCGCCCTTGGACTCCCAGATCATCGCAGACTTCATCAAGGATGAAAGTCGTGTCCGATTGGGAGTCCAATAGGGCATAGGCCAGAACCTCTGTGTCTGGCCTATGGCAGTGGGATACCCATACTGGCACAATCATGGAGGCCTTGCTGGTGTTGTTTGTTTCGCTGAGATGGCTTACCCCTGTGTGGGGAGTTGTGGACTCTGTGGGAGTTTCTTTCTGCTTCCACGACTTCTCTTCCGGCTTTTCACGGATGTCACCATGGAGCGATGTTGGATGCCTCTTGTGACAGCTCCCACATTCAAGCCGATCCTTACAACCTCTTGCCCTGTGGCCTTGCTGCAAACAACCAAAGCATAGGCCCTTTTCCTTGGCAAAGTCTTTCCTTTCTTTAAGTGCTTTCTTCAAGAAGATCCTGCACTTGTCAATATGGTGGCCTTTCTCACAAAGTAGGCAGGATTGAGCAAGGGTGGCTTCTGTTGAGAAGGATCTGGTAGGTTTCTGACTTTGGGCAGACTTTCCTCTGTGTTCGCTAGGGGTTAATTCCCTTAGCGCTGGCTGACAAGCAATCTTGGCTTCCTTTGCCACAAACTTAGCGAATTCACTCAATGGTGGAAACTTTCCATTTCCCTCTTTATAGGTGTGGACGATGCGCCCCCATCGGTGAATCAACCATTCTGGCAATTTGCTCACCAATTTACGGTTCTCGTGTATATCATCAAGTATTTTGAGTCCATCATTACCGCTCATTGCTGATTCACATTGGCGTAAGAAGTCTGCATACTTCCTCAATGCTATGCCATCACGAGAGGGTATTTTGTTCCACCCTTCCAACTTATTTCTGAATGCCGTGGCAATTACGAATGGGTCGCCATATCGTACCTTCAGTAGCTCCTTTGCTTCTTCATAAGCGTCTGCAGAAGTAAGAAGAAAATATCCTTCAACAGATTGTCTAGCTTCACCGCCCAAGTATTTCTTCAGATAGTAGAGTCTTTCAGGTGCTGGAATACGTTTCTGCTCTATAAGGGTATCGAAGGCAGCTTTCCAAGTTGGGTACTCCAGTGGCTTGCCCGTAAAGATACCCGGCTCTGGAGGTGGCAGCCGACTGAGGCTGACCTGCTCAGCAAAGGACTCCACTAAGCATTGAAGCTGATTTCTATCTTGGAGCTGGTCTTGGTTGTTCACTGGGAGTTGGTTGTACGTAACGCCAGTTGGAAGACCATTGACATGGGACTCTGATCTAGCATTTGTCCATGTACTTTGCGTTTGTGCATGTGACGAAGGCACCATGTATGGAAGTGTGATCACAGGCTTGAATTCTGTTCTGTTGGCATTCAATTGAGGAGGATTCAACACGGAAGAAGCCACATCTGGCTGCAACACATCATTGTTTGTTTTATATGTTGACATTTCCATGGGAGAATTTGCATGCTGAGGAGACGAGCGTAGCGCAGTGGATGAAACTACGCTTACAGCAGGACTATCATGTGAATGTAGGAGAGATTTCACATATTGTTCTGTGTAGTCTGTCTTTGAAGTTGCAGCATAGCCTGACAATGAACTACGCTTGCTTCCAAAGCTGCGAGAATCCTCTTCATCATGCTCAATTTCTCCAATGGCTTCCAGCCTCGCCTCTGCCATTTCTAATTCCTTAATGGTTTGCAGCTTTTCCAATTCAGCCTTCTTTTGCTCCAATTCCGCCTTTATTTTATACTCCATATCCATGTGCTTTAGTTTAGTCTTAAGGTCAGCTGCATCCAAAGCTGCATCTACCTTTCTGACTGAAATGTTGCTAGATTTCCTTGACTTTGACGACCTGGATGATCTGGTTCTACGAGAACTTGTTTCAGACGATTTGGATTCGGTTTCACAGTTTTCCATATCTTTGGATCGCTGGGTGATACGTAGCATCAATTGTTCTTCATTTGGAGAGCCTACACGTACCTCCCCGTCATCCATATCATCCCTTGGGTTTAAGCCAAGTGGACTGCTAGACTTGACCTTATCCATACTGTTCATAAATTACtaatatttgagcaagtttgtaCTCGACAAGTTCAAATTATACTGTACACTATTATGTATGTTCACCTTTCCTGGACATGTATAACCTGACTTATAGTTGACTTACTTGACTGACTTACAGTTGACTTACTTCTGACTTACGTTTGACTTACAGTTGACTTACACAAGTAAATCACTTGACTAGCTTATGCTTGACTTACTTGACTGACTTAAACAAATAAGTCACTTGACTGACTTACACTTGACTTACTTGATTGACTTACACAAATAAATCACTTCAAATGGCAACAAAGGGTATTTCATGGACATACACCTATATGGTACCTGTACGCATAATAACCAAGTTCAAATGTCAAGCATGCAATGTCCTTAACGGGTCTACATAAACATATACAATGTAGATATATACAATACAACAGTATAACCCAATATGTACCTACACACATGCATGTGATAAACGAGTTCAAATGTCATGTACAA contains the following coding sequences:
- the LOC140171963 gene encoding LOW QUALITY PROTEIN: uncharacterized protein (The sequence of the model RefSeq protein was modified relative to this genomic sequence to represent the inferred CDS: inserted 1 base in 1 codon); this encodes MNSMDKVKSSSPLGLNPRDDMDDGEVRVGSPNEEQLMLRITQRSKDMENCETESKSSETSSRRTRSSRSSKSRKSSNISVRKVDAALDAADLKTKLKHMDMEYKIKAELEQKKAELEKLQTIKELEMAEARLEAIGEIEHDEEDSRSFGSKRSSLSGYAATSKTDYTEQYVKSLLHSHDSPAVSVVSSTALRSSPQHANSPMEMSTYKTNNDVLQPDVASSVLNPPQLNANRTEFKPVITLPYMVPSSHAQTQSTWTNARSESHVNGLPTGVTYNQLPVNNQDQLQDRNQLQCLVESFAEQVSLSRLPPPEPGIFTGKPLEYPTWKAAFDTLIEQKRIPAPERLYYLKKYLGGEARQSVEGYFLLTSADAYEEAKELLKVRYGDPFVIATAFRNKLEGWNKIPSRDGIALRKYADFLRQCESAMSGNDGLKILDDIHENRKLVSKLPEWLIHRWGRIVHTYKEGNGKFPPLSEFAKFVAKEAKIACQPALRELTPSEHRGKSAQSQKPTRSFSTEATLAQSCLLCEKGHHIDKCRIFLKKALKERKDFAKEKGLCFGCLQQGHRARGCKDRLECGSCHKRHPTSLHGDIREKPEEKSWKQKETPTESTTPHTGVSHLSETNNTSKASMIVPVWVSHCHRPDTEVLAYALLDSQSDTTFILDEVCDDLGVQGRNVKLSLSTMSEKDRVIDSRRVDGLNVRAYDSTLTLSLPATYTRNIMPANRAHIPTPDMARKWPHLHQIVTKIPNLMDCEVGLLIGYNCSSALAPREVIPPETADQPYGQRTDLGWGIVGIIDPSEMDTCHDDVIGVSHRVVTTHVPTQLRTTNKNQVQVAVRSSIKESISPLQVTQWMELDFCEQKSEIRGLSQEDRMFLKIVKEGIEQRPDQHYQMPLPFKEIKPHLPNNKVQASHRLHHLKRRFERDPKYRNDYIGFMENIIQSGFAEPVPDHELETAEGSAWYIPHHGVYHSKKPDKIRVVFDCSARFKGESLNENLLQGPDLTNALVGVLCRFRQEPIAFMCDVEQMFFQFRVAAEHKDYLRFLWWENGNCDSPPKEFRMNVHLFGAVSSLTKLICAKGGLRLHKFMSNSKEVMAAIPAEDRAKGIQDLDLLRDSGPVERALGVHWCIESDSFQFRITLKDQPVTKRGILSTIMSVYDPLGLIAPVVLPGKQILQQLCHHGDWDDPIPEEMKTQWDKWRRGILLLGSTNFNIPRCYRPKDFGLVQTIELHHFSDASTVGYGQCSYLRQVDDKQQVHCSLVMGKARVAPLKVTTIPRLELTAAVVSVKVSVMLKKELRHQQEIQEIFWTDSKVVLGYIANESRRFHIFVANRVQKIRDSTDPVQWRFVKTDENPADDASRGISAQELTTTSKWLTGPDFLWSKKTPTGEADDYKQALPKNDPEVKRIAFATNAKRSHHFEIERLERFSTWTRARRAMANCLKFKAHLKSQATMRRRNSDPSKIPIPQYRSPTVEDLRVAEIEIIRSVQLECFNEELQILKCLHVNENTPNRNEARKRNQAIKGTSCLYRLDPYLDEDGIIRVGGRLRRAHFPLEIKHPAILPRKHHITELLIRHCHDSIEHQGRGMTTNEIRSNGFWIIGCSSAVSDVISRCVKCKRLRSKPQVQKMADLPTDRLEPAPPFTYCAVDYFGPFLIKEGRKELKRYGVLFTCLASRAIHIETSASLSTDSFINALRRIIAIRGPIRLLRSDRGTNFVGAEAELKXACLEMDTQRVCNFLLKEKCDYVEFNMNVPSASHMGGVWERQIRTVRNILASLMSEAGTHLDDESLRTFMSEATAIVNSRPLTVDNMNDPMSLEPLTPNHLLTQKSRIILPPPGEFQREDMYLRKWWRRVQYLANEFWSRWRREYLQTLQSRPKWVKPKRDLQTGDIVIIKDETVPRNRWQLGRVAEVYPGEDGHVRKVKLAIGNKALNSKGKRSQPQSYLERPIHKLVLLLESTDQAENEEN